A section of the Paenibacillus yonginensis genome encodes:
- a CDS encoding HU family DNA-binding protein, with protein MNKQDLINNIAGKSGLTKRDVEVVLNGLLSEITDALSGGDKVQLIGFGTFETRKRSGRTGRNPQTGGTIEIPEANVPAFKAGNKLKEAVK; from the coding sequence ATGAACAAACAAGATCTGATCAACAATATTGCAGGCAAAAGCGGCTTGACTAAACGTGACGTTGAAGTTGTGCTCAACGGCCTGCTCAGCGAAATTACCGATGCTCTTTCCGGCGGCGACAAAGTTCAGCTGATCGGCTTCGGCACTTTCGAAACTCGCAAGCGTTCCGGACGTACCGGCCGCAACCCGCAAACAGGCGGCACAATTGAAATCCCAGAAGCAAACGTTCCTGCTTTCAAAGCGGGCAACAAACTTAAAGAAGCTGTTAAGTAA
- a CDS encoding S1 domain-containing RNA-binding protein encodes MAIEVGTKLEGKVTGITHFGAFVDLSGGVTGLVHISEIADNYVKDVNDHLKLNDVVTVKVINVDKDGKIGLSIKQAVDKPVESTPRPPRAPRPDRQGGDFGGNGGGGGGYNRDRGGRSFKPPAGKTSFEDKVSRFLKDSEERISSLKKNTEGKRGGRGAKRM; translated from the coding sequence ATGGCAATTGAAGTGGGCACCAAGTTAGAGGGTAAAGTGACAGGCATCACGCACTTTGGAGCATTTGTGGATCTGTCAGGAGGTGTCACAGGTCTCGTTCACATCTCGGAAATCGCCGACAATTACGTTAAAGATGTCAACGACCATCTGAAGCTTAACGACGTTGTGACCGTCAAAGTAATCAATGTTGATAAGGACGGCAAGATCGGATTGTCGATTAAGCAGGCCGTTGATAAACCGGTTGAATCCACGCCAAGACCTCCTCGCGCACCAAGACCAGATCGCCAAGGCGGAGATTTCGGTGGAAACGGCGGCGGTGGCGGCGGTTATAACCGTGATCGTGGCGGACGTTCTTTCAAGCCTCCAGCCGGCAAGACTTCATTTGAGGATAAGGTGTCTCGCTTCCTGAAGGATAGTGAAGAGCGTATTTCGTCGCTGAAGAAGAACACCGAAGGCAAACGTGGTGGACGCGGCGCGAAACGCATGTAG
- the yabQ gene encoding spore cortex biosynthesis protein YabQ → MNLEMQWMTLLWMLISGCVLGVVFDGVRIVETRYRFPRWSIHGLDLVYWIWAALYVFRTLYHTNHGELRFYVFLGLFLGVLIYFLFLSVPTERFVVMLLKVVDKVCLAGVRLVQILIIAPLKLVYKAAKLLFGFLGVTLLFLLRMLHPLWKLLKFFLLPLGRRLKLPEAWQWVNRKAEAVRNRWFRKP, encoded by the coding sequence ATGAATCTGGAGATGCAGTGGATGACGCTGCTGTGGATGCTCATTTCGGGCTGTGTGCTGGGCGTTGTGTTTGATGGCGTACGGATTGTCGAAACGAGGTACCGGTTTCCGAGGTGGAGCATCCATGGTCTGGATCTGGTTTATTGGATCTGGGCAGCGCTGTATGTATTCCGCACGTTGTATCATACCAATCACGGGGAGCTCAGGTTTTATGTTTTTCTAGGCCTGTTTCTGGGAGTTTTGATCTATTTTTTATTCCTAAGTGTTCCAACCGAACGTTTTGTGGTAATGTTATTGAAGGTAGTGGACAAGGTTTGTTTGGCTGGTGTGCGACTGGTTCAGATATTGATCATCGCACCGCTGAAGCTTGTCTATAAAGCTGCCAAACTTCTGTTCGGATTCCTGGGGGTAACGCTTCTGTTTTTGCTCAGAATGCTGCACCCGCTCTGGAAGCTGCTGAAGTTCTTCCTTCTACCGCTCGGTCGGAGGCTGAAGCTGCCCGAAGCTTGGCAATGGGTGAATCGAAAGGCTGAAGCTGTTCGGAACCGGTGGTTCAGGAAGCCATAA
- a CDS encoding FtsB family cell division protein, which yields MSAAAAANQRERKTNSNAGAKRRLRLWFCFIILFVGWAGYAFYSQSSELHEKSKQLADIRAKEQATKDSLNQIKYEINRLNDPEYIGQLARKKYGLYKPGETPIRKSTGGN from the coding sequence ATGAGTGCTGCAGCCGCTGCAAATCAACGGGAACGAAAAACAAACAGCAACGCCGGTGCCAAGAGACGGCTCAGGCTCTGGTTTTGTTTTATCATTCTTTTTGTAGGGTGGGCAGGTTATGCCTTCTATTCCCAGTCATCCGAACTTCATGAGAAATCCAAGCAGCTTGCCGACATTCGTGCCAAGGAGCAGGCCACCAAGGACAGCTTGAATCAGATTAAATATGAAATCAATCGCTTAAATGATCCTGAATATATCGGGCAGCTCGCCCGCAAAAAATACGGCTTGTACAAGCCGGGAGAAACGCCAATCCGAAAGTCAACTGGCGGCAATTGA
- a CDS encoding RNA-binding S4 domain-containing protein, with translation MRLDKFLKVSRLIKRRTVAKDVSEQGRVLINGREAKPSGTVKVGDEITVQFGQKLVTVRVERLAETTRKEEAATMYTVVKEEPIAKSSGLDW, from the coding sequence ATGCGCTTAGATAAATTTTTGAAAGTATCGCGTCTGATCAAACGGCGTACCGTAGCCAAAGACGTTTCGGAGCAAGGAAGGGTCCTGATTAATGGACGTGAAGCCAAGCCGAGCGGCACAGTTAAGGTCGGAGACGAAATTACCGTGCAGTTCGGGCAGAAGCTGGTAACCGTTCGTGTAGAGCGTCTGGCCGAAACGACCCGCAAGGAAGAGGCCGCTACGATGTACACCGTGGTGAAGGAAGAGCCGATTGCGAAGAGCAGCGGACTGGACTGGTAA
- the yabP gene encoding sporulation protein YabP has protein sequence MIETGKNNNSNKVQDIRLHSRKLLEISGVNNVESFDNEEFLLQTELGHLTIRGSNLHIKNLNLEQGFVSIEGTVNSLSYLNPGSQPKNKGLLGKLLR, from the coding sequence ATGATCGAAACAGGCAAGAACAATAACAGTAACAAGGTGCAGGACATCAGGTTACATAGCCGCAAGCTGCTGGAGATTTCCGGGGTCAACAATGTCGAAAGCTTCGACAACGAGGAGTTTTTATTGCAGACTGAACTGGGGCATTTGACGATTCGCGGCAGCAATCTCCATATTAAGAACCTCAATTTGGAACAGGGGTTTGTCTCCATCGAAGGAACCGTCAACTCCTTGTCTTATCTAAATCCGGGCTCCCAACCCAAAAATAAAGGACTGCTGGGCAAACTTCTGCGATGA